From the genome of Papaver somniferum cultivar HN1 chromosome 2, ASM357369v1, whole genome shotgun sequence, one region includes:
- the LOC113350469 gene encoding putative F-box/kelch-repeat protein At1g15680, translating to MKKIKILGRLLLRLAHRKIQNKRGKSKPLNSQNVAEDIWFEIFLHLPFESVFKFRCVSKVWFSVLSNPNFMKKWYKLNNLSLPWALVHHAEDRSKQNNKLRRMFTIAYPDSYSKFISPHRNGLSFSFLTPSNDNEILDLYLLGSSNGLVLCTVNLTRCTHIQTYYVCNPLMKKWVLLPPPPEKSRWVVHGFICNDECMSESLVPTNYKVVRIPGFRSGKANKFVVEIFSSDVGEWNAYEVSCPEDVTWGFTYYSDLVIHNSVMYLVEKQDRVVAYNLNQNTSGEAQCTLIKLPGVESAQNELNLDPNDYYSRHCLGLSEGMICYGAINRMDMTLSVWVLEEEWRLTHKDTIFQNISGDLLFGIAFDSRSVRDNFIRNIQVIGFNPVDKNMVMLGCGNFIWSYNIRTRGYKNLYNPSFLSTARSPNLPHQRISLAFVFNPRPTVLPPASWVDTSIDTGCINISNRE from the coding sequence ATGAAGAAGATTAAAATTCTGGGTCGTCTTCTGCTTCGATTAGCTCACaggaaaattcaaaacaaaagagGAAAATCCAAACCCCTAAATTCACAAAATGTAGCAGAAGACATTTGGTTTGAGATATTTCTTCACCTTCCTTTTGAATCAGTCTTCAAATTCAGATGCGTTTCAAAGGTATGGTTTTCAGTTCTTTCAAATCCTAATTTTATGAAAAAGTGGTATAAACTCAACAATTTGTCACTCCCATGGGCATTAGTTCATCATGCTGAAGATCGttccaaacaaaataacaaattgagAAGAATGTTTACGATTGCGTATCCTGATTCATATTCTAAATTTATATCTCCTCATCGGAATGGACTCTCATTTAGCTTTCTAACTCCAAGTAATGACAATGAAATTCTGGATTTGTACCTATTAGGTTCAAGTAATGGTTTGGTTCTTTGCACGGTGAACTTAACTAGATGTACTCATATTCAGACTTACTATGTTTGTAATCCACTAATGAAGAAATGGGTTTTGCTTCCTCCTCCGCCGGAGAAATCTAGGTGGGTTGTGCATGGTTTCATATGTAATGATGAATGTATGTCAGAATCCCTCGTTCCGACGAACTATAAGGTTGTTCGCATACCGGGGTTTAGGTCTGGTAAAGCCAACAAATTTGTAGTtgaaatcttttcttctgatgtgGGTGAATGGAATGCATATGAAGTTTCATGTCCTGAAGATGTTACTTGGGGATTTACCTATTACAGTGATCTTGTTATCCATAATAGCGTAATGTATCTGGTCGAGAAGCAAGACAGGGTTGTAGCTTACAATCTGAATCAAAACACCAGTGGTGAAGCTCAATGTACATTGATCAAACTGCCTGGCGTGGAGTCAGCGCAAAATGAACTAAATCTCGACCCTAATGATTACTACAGTAGACATTGTCTTGGGTTGTCAGAAGGGATGATCTGTTATGGTGCAATTAATAGGATGGATATGACATTGAGTGTCTGGGTTCTCGAGGAGGAATGGCGTTTGACACATAAGGATACCATATTTCAGAACATATCAGGAGATCTGTTGTTTGGTATAGCATTTGACTCTCGTTCCGTTAGAGATAATTTCATTAGAAACATCCAGGTAATAGGTTTTAACCCAGTCGATAAAAACATGGTTATGCTCGGTTGCGGGAATTTCATTTGGTCTTACAACATCAGAACTAGAGGATACAAAAACCTCTATAATCCTTCTTTCCTGTCTACCGCTCGGTCGCCTAATCTTCCGCATCAGCGTATTTCTTTAGCTTTTGTCTTTAACCCAAGACCAACAGTACTTCCACCAGCCTCTTGGGTAGACACTTCTATTGATACTGGATGTATAAATATATCTAACAGAGAATAG
- the LOC113350470 gene encoding potassium transporter 5-like — MGDLDQKSDEINNGDTEAPTTEKIEKGLKERNVSWGKLGRVDSLNLEAGKVSNEPGHKYKLDWNTTLSLAFQTVGVIYGDIGTSPLYVYSSTFTNGIKNNDDLLGVLSLIIYTLAILPMIKYVCIVLWANDHGNGGTFALYSLICRHATVGLIPNQQPEDLELSHYKMGKPSSQLRRAQNIKHTLENNKVIQIILFCLTILGVSMVIGDGILTPSISVLSAVGGIKQRANLNQDAVVWISVVILILLFSAQQFGTDKVGSTFAPIILIWFTFISGIGLYNLIKHDATVLRAFNPMYIIQYFQRNGKTAWLSLGGVVLCVTGTEAMFADLGHFSVRAIQVSFSGVVFPALLTCYIGQAAYLSKFPNHVHDTFYKSIPNPIYIYWPTFVIAVAAAIIASQAMISAAFSIITQALSLGAFPRVKVVHTSAKFEEQVYIPELNYFIMIATVLITLVFRTTEQIGNAYGIAVVSVMVITTHLVTLIMLFIWKTSMWLVALFYIVLVSIEVTYLSAVLYKFTKGGYLPGVLALVLMAMMGTWHYVHKKRYMFELKNKVSGEFVRDLVNNRDVNRIPGIGLLYSELVQGIPPIFRHFVDNIPSIHSVLVFVSIKRIPVSKVAAEERFIFRQVEQKDYRMFRCVARYGYNDIVGNSDDFEQDLVKNLKEFILYESYVLEYGSTEDTTNTNQLAEELASAPYPVQIAPPGTRSSNSSSGTQTLPLQAAAKEIEFVQKAMDKGVVYLLGEAEVVAEENSSILKQAVVNYFYHFLKNNLMESDKILSIPHHKLLRVGMTYEI; from the exons ATGGGAGACTTAGATCAGAAGAGTGATGAGATCAACAACGGAGATACTGAAGCGCCAACGACAGAAAAAATCGAGAAAGGATTGAAAGAACGAAACGTCTCATGGGGAAAGCTTGGCCGTGTAGACTCATTGAACTTGGAAGCTGGAAAAGTTTCTAATGAACCAGGTCATAAATACAAG TTGGACTGGAATACAACACTGAGTTTAGCGTTCCAGACTGTTGGAGTCATTTACGGAGACATCGGAACATCTCCACTTTACGTCTACTCCAGTACTTTTACGAATGGGATCAAGAACAACGATGACTTGCTGGGTGTTTTGTCTCTCATCATTTATACATTAGCGATTTTACCGATGATTAAATATGTCTGTATTGTTTTATGGGCCAACGATCACGGCAACG GAGGAACTTTTGCGCTGTATTCCTTGATATGCCGCCATGCAACGGTAGGCTTAATACCAAATCAACAGCCAGAGGACTTGGAGCTATCCCACTACAAAATGGGCAAACCATCAAGCCAGCTGAGGAGAGCTCAAAATATAAAACACACGCTAGAGAACAATAAAGTCATTCAAATTATTCTCTTCTGTCTCACAATCTTGGGGGTTTCCATGGTTATTGGAGATGGAATTCTGACTCCAAGCATCTCAG TGTTGTCAGCAGTTGGTGGCATCAAGCAGAGGGCTAATCTTAATCAAG ATGCTGTCGTCTGGATTTCCGTTGTAATCTTGATCCTTCTCTTCTCCGCTCAACAGTTTGGCACGGACAAAGTTGGCAGCACATTTGCTCCAATCATACTTATATGGTTTACTTTCATTAGTGGTATTGGTCTCTACAATTTAATCAAGCATGATGCGACTGTTTTACGTGCTTTTAATCCAATGTACATAATACAATACTTCCAACGAAATGGCAAGACAGCTTGGCTATCTCTTGGCGGGGTTGTGCTGTGTGTGACAG GGACTGAAGCTATGTTTGCTGATCTCGGTCATTTCTCCGTCCGAGCAATTCAA GTTAGTTTCTCCGGGGTTGTTTTTCCTGCACTGCTGACATGTTACATTGGGCAAGCTGCATATCTCTCCAAATTCCCGAATCATGTTCACGATACTTTTTACAAATCAATTCCAA acccaatatatatatattggccAACCTTTGttattgctgttgctgctgcaattATTGCCAGCCAAGCTATGATATCGGCAGCATTTTCAATCATAACACAAGCTCTAAGTCTAGGAGCCTTTCCGAGGGTTAAAGTGGTTCACACTTCTGCTAAGTTTGAAGAACAGGTTTACATTCCTGAGCTCAACTATTTTATTATGATTGCCACTGTCCTCATCACACTTGTATTCCGGACTACCGAACAGATTGGTAATGCATATG GAATTGCGGTGGTTTCTGTGATGGTAATCACAACTCATCTGGTTACTCTAATAATGTTATTCATTTGGAAAACAAGCATGTGGCTAGTAGCACTATTCTATATAGTGTTAGTTTCAATTGAGGTGACATATTTATCAGCGGTCctatataaattcacaaaaggagGTTACCTTCCGGGGGTACTCGCTCTAGTCCTCATGGCAATGATGGGTACATGGCACTATGTTCACAAGAAAAGATACATGTTTGAGCTTAAAAACAAAGTTTCTGGCGAGTTTGTCAGAGATCTTGTCAACAACCGAGATGTAAACAGGATTCCTGGGATAGGTTTACTATATTCAGAGCTCGTACAAGGCATCCCACCGATATTCCGACACTTTGTTGACAATATACCGTCTATACATTCAGTCTTGGTGTTTGTTTCCATAAAACGGATCCCAGTCAGTAAAGTGGCAGCCGAGGAACGTTTTATTTTCAGACAGGTTGAACAAAAAGACTATCGAATGTTCCGTTGTGTGGCGCGTTATGGATATAATGATATTGTTGGCAATTCAGATGATTTTGAGCAAGATTTGGTCAAAAATTTGAAAGAGTTCATTCTCTACGAGTCTTACGTTCTAGAATATGGATCTACTGAAGATACAACAAATACAAACCAGTTAGCTGAAGAACTGGCTAGCGCTCCCTATCCTGTTCAGATTGCACCTCCGGGAACTCGGTCATCAAATTCATCTAGTGGAACCCAAACCCTGCCGCTCCAAGCAGCAGCAAAAGAAATAGAGTTTGTACAGAAAGCAATGGATAAGGGTGTGGTGTACCTGCTCGGAGAAGCAGAAGTTGTGGCAGAGGAGAACTCCTCTATACTGAAGCAGGCAGTAGTTAATTATTTCTACCATTTCCTGAAAAATAATCTTATGGAAAGCGACAAGATATTGTCGATTCCACATCACAAGCTTCTCCGGGTTGGTATGACATATGAGATATAA
- the LOC113350471 gene encoding potassium transporter 5-like produces the protein MGDFDQKSNEIGDAAATTEQVEKGLKERKVSWGKLGRIDSLNREAGKVSNEPGHKNKLDWKTTLSLAFQSVGVIYGDVGTSPLYVYSSTFLDGIKHKDDLLGVLSLIIYTLAISPMIKYVFIVLWANDHGNGGTFALYSLICRYAKVGLIPNQQPEDRELSHYKLDKPSSQLKRAQKIKERLENSKAMQISLFCLTILGIGMIIGDGILTPAISVLSAVGGIKSSAKSLNQDAVVWISVVILLLLFSAQRYGTDKVGSTFAPIILVWFAFISLTGLYNLFKHDVTVLRAFNPMYIIRYFQRNGKNAWISLGGVVLCITGTEAMFADLGHFSVRAIQISFSGVVFPALLSCYIGQAAYLSKFQDDVHDTFYKSIPKPIYWPTFVVAVAAAIIASQAMISAAFSIITQALSLGAFPRVKVIHTSAKYEGQVYIPELNYFIMIATVLVTLIFRTTEQIGNAYGIAVLSVMVITTHMVTLIMLFIWKTSIWLVALFYIVLASIELTYLSAVLSKFTKGGYLPVALALILMAVMGIWHYVHKKRYMFELKNKTSGEFVRDLVKNENVNRIPGIGLLYSELVQGIPPIFPHFIANIPSIHSVLVFVSIKRIPVSKVAAEERFLFRQVERKDYRMFRCVARYGYNDAVAKSEEFEQDLVQNMKEFIQYESYVLEYGSTENTNTNQLAAEVVSVPHSGQIAAAGTPSSNSSSGIHTAPLVDADKEIEFVQKAMEKGVVYLLGETEVVAEENSSILKRAVVNYFYHFLRKNLRESDKLLSIPNRKLLKVGMTYEI, from the exons ATGGGAGACTTTGATCAGAAGAGTAATGAGATCGGAGATGCAGCGGCAACGACTGAACAAGTCGAGAAGGGATTGAAAGAACGGAAGGTTTCCTGGGGAAAGCTTGGCCGTATAGATTCACTGAACAGGGAAGCTGGAAAAGTTTCTAATGAACCAGGTCACAAGAATAAG TTGGACTGGAAAACGACACTGAGCTTGGCGTTCCAGAGTGTTGGAGTGATTTATGGAGACGTAGGAACATCTCCACTCTACGTATACTCCAGCACCTTCTTGGATGGGATCAAGCACAAGGATGACCTGCTGGGTGTTTTGTCTCTCATCATTTACACATTAGCAATCTCTCCGATGATTAAATATGTCTTTATCGTTTTGTGGGCTAATGACCATGGCAACG GAGGAACTTTTGCACTCTATTCCTTGATATGCCGCTACGCAAAGGTAGGATTAATACCTAATCAGCAGCCAGAGGACAGGGAGCTATCACACTATAAACTGGACAAACCATCAAGCCAGTTGAAGagagctcaaaagataaaagaaagaCTAGAGAACAGTAAAGCTATGCAAATTTCACTCTTCTGTCTCACAATCTTAGGGATTGGCATGATTATTGGAGATGGAATTTTGACTCCAGCCATCTCAG TGCTTTCCGCAGTTGGTGGCATCAAGTCGTCGGCAAAATCTCTCAATCAAG ATGCCGTCGTCTGGATTTCCGTGGTAATCTTGCTCCTTCTGTTCTCTGCACAACGGTACGGCACAGACAAAGTTGGCAGTACGTTCGCTCCAATCATCCTTGTATGGTTTGCTTTCATCAGTCTCACTGGTCTCTACAATTTATTCAAGCATGATGTGACTGTATTACGTGCATTTAATCCAATGTACATAATACGCTATTTCCAACGAAATGGCAAGAATGCATGGATATCTCTTGGTGGGGTTGTGCTGTGCATTACAG GAACTGAAGCTATGTTTGCTGATCTCGGTCATTTCTCGGTCCGCGCAATTCAA ATCAGTTTCTCCGGGGTTGTTTTTCCGGCACTACTATCCTGTTATATCGGGCAAGCTGCATACCTCTCCAAATTTCAGGATGACGTTCATGATACTTTTTACAAGTCAATTCCAA AGCCAATATACTGGCCAACCTtcgttgttgctgttgctgctgcaattATTGCTAGCCAAGCTATGATATCCGCAGCTTTTTCAATCATAACACAAGCTCTAAGTCTTGGGGCCTTTCCGAGGGTTAAAGTTATTCACACTTCTGCTAAGTATGAAGGACAAGTTTACATTCCTGAGCTCAACTACTTTATTATGATTGCCACTGTTCTAGTCACGCTTATATTCCGAACTACCGAACAGATCGGTAATGCATATG GAATTGCGGTGCTTTCTGTGATGGTAATCACAACTCATATGGTCACTCTCATAATGCTATTCATTTGGAAAACAAGCATCTGGCTGGTAGCACTATTCTATATAGTGTTAGCTTCAATTGAATTAACATATTTATCGGCAGTCCTATCTAAATTCACAAAAGGAGGTTACCTTCCAGTGGCATTAGCGCTAATTCTTATGGCAGTGATGGGTATATGGCACTATGTTCACAAGAAAAGATATATGTTTGAGCTTAAAAACAAAACGTCTGGCGAGTTTGTCAGAGATCTTGTCAAGAACGAAAATGTAAACAGAATTCCTGGAATAGGTCTTCTATACTCCGAGCTCGTACAAGGCATCCCACCGATATTCCCACACTTTATTGCCAATATACCATCCATACACTCAGTCTTGGTGTTTGTTTCGATAAAACGGATCCCAGTCAGTAAAGTGGCAGCCGAGGAACGTTTTCTTTTCAGACAGGTTGAACGGAAAGACTACCGAATGTTCCGTTGTGTGGCACGTTACGGATATAATGATGCTGTCGCAAAATCAGAAGAGTTTGAGCAAGATTTGGTCCAAAATATGAAAGAGTTCATCCAATATGAGTCTTACGTTCTGGAATATGGATCTACTGAAAATACAAATACAAACCAGTTAGCTGCAGAAGTGGTTAGCGTGCCCCATTCCGGTCAGATTGCAGCTGCTGGAACTCCGTCATCGAATTCATCCAGTGGAATTCATACTGCGCCGCTCGTAGATGCTGACAAAGAGATAGAGTTTGTACAGAAAGCAATGGAAAAGGGTGTGGTGTACCTACTGGGAGAAACAGAAGTGGTGGCAGAGGAGAATTCCTCTATACTAAAGCGGGCAGTGGTTAACTACTTCTACCATTTCCTGAGAAAGAATCTTAGGGAAAGTGACAAGTTGTTGTCGATCCCAAATCGCAAGCTTCTTAAGGTGGGTATGACATATGAGATATAA